Proteins encoded by one window of Candidatus Nezhaarchaeota archaeon:
- a CDS encoding 4-hydroxyphenylacetate 3-hydroxylase family protein gives MMRGREYIESLRRYKPAVYFMGKRIDCVVDEPMFRPHIHSAAMTYELAHDPRYEDVMTAKSHITGSKINRFTHIHQGVEDLVKKVRMMRLLGQKTASCFQRCVGFDALNTLYIVTYDIDKKYGTEYHQRFLDYLRRVQGEDLMCAGAMTDVKGNRGLRPSQQKDPDLYVHIVEKREDGIIVRGAKTHITGAVNSHEVIVMPTRAMGPEERDYAVSFAVPVDAPGIIYVFGRQTNDMRRLDGDIDCGNAKYGLVGGEALIIFNDVFVPWERVFMCGEYDFTGELVEVFTAYHRQNYGGCKVGVADVLIGAAANIAEYNGVANAPHIVDKLTEMIHLAETCWACSLACSYEGFRTPSGAYMPNVLLANVTKLNVTRFPYEWCRLAQDLAGGLVTTAPSEKDYRNPETKAFIEKYLKGVAEVPTEHRLRMFRLIENLSLGPQLPECMHGAGSPQAQKIVIWRRGDVEMKKTFAKVIAGIKEDEHFKSIVGMSESEFFKKLLKI, from the coding sequence ATGATGAGGGGGAGGGAGTACATCGAGAGCTTGAGAAGGTACAAACCGGCTGTGTACTTTATGGGTAAGAGAATTGATTGTGTTGTTGATGAGCCGATGTTTAGACCCCACATTCATTCCGCTGCTATGACATACGAGCTTGCTCATGATCCAAGGTACGAGGATGTCATGACTGCGAAGTCTCACATAACTGGTAGCAAGATTAATAGGTTCACGCACATACACCAAGGTGTCGAGGATCTAGTTAAGAAAGTAAGGATGATGCGGCTTCTAGGGCAGAAGACAGCATCTTGTTTTCAGAGGTGTGTTGGTTTTGATGCATTAAACACCCTCTACATAGTCACGTATGATATAGATAAGAAGTATGGCACTGAGTACCATCAACGATTCCTAGATTACTTGAGGCGTGTTCAAGGAGAGGATTTAATGTGTGCAGGAGCAATGACCGATGTTAAGGGCAATAGAGGTTTAAGACCCTCACAACAGAAAGATCCTGATCTCTATGTGCATATAGTTGAGAAGAGGGAAGATGGAATAATTGTGAGAGGGGCGAAGACACACATAACTGGAGCTGTCAATTCGCATGAAGTTATTGTGATGCCAACACGTGCTATGGGACCAGAGGAGAGAGACTATGCTGTATCGTTTGCAGTTCCAGTTGACGCACCAGGAATTATCTACGTATTTGGAAGACAAACAAACGATATGCGTAGGCTTGATGGGGACATAGACTGTGGCAACGCTAAGTACGGTCTAGTTGGAGGTGAGGCTCTCATAATCTTTAATGACGTCTTTGTGCCTTGGGAAAGGGTCTTCATGTGTGGTGAGTACGATTTCACAGGTGAGCTTGTTGAGGTGTTTACAGCGTATCACCGGCAGAACTATGGTGGTTGCAAGGTCGGAGTAGCTGACGTCTTGATAGGAGCCGCAGCTAACATTGCTGAGTACAATGGTGTTGCAAATGCACCTCATATAGTTGATAAGCTTACTGAGATGATTCACTTGGCCGAAACATGCTGGGCTTGCTCTCTAGCCTGCTCTTACGAAGGATTTCGTACTCCCTCGGGAGCTTATATGCCAAATGTCCTGCTCGCGAATGTTACGAAGCTTAATGTGACAAGGTTCCCCTATGAATGGTGCAGATTAGCTCAGGACTTAGCGGGAGGGCTTGTGACCACAGCACCATCAGAGAAGGACTATAGGAATCCTGAGACTAAGGCCTTCATAGAGAAGTACTTAAAGGGGGTTGCAGAAGTGCCTACTGAACACAGATTACGCATGTTTAGGCTTATAGAGAACTTATCACTTGGCCCTCAGCTACCAGAGTGCATGCATGGTGCAGGGTCGCCTCAAGCACAAAAGATAGTGATATGGCGTAGAGGAGACGTAGAAATGAAGAAAACGTTCGCAAAGGTCATTGCTGGGATAAAGGAGGATGAACACTTCAAAAGTATTGTTGGAATGAGTGAGAGCGAGTTCTTCAAGAAACTTTTAAAGATATGA
- a CDS encoding GTP cyclohydrolase IIa, producing the protein MIRIGYIRLKDYENWIKSIGYDREWLIQATQAETYKSLVVESAKIGAFSFPLTYDAYLTVINSVEIEGFRNVVQRLSRKVPTEVVAYIGLGETYTEALRRLRSLKKRNLDFSCNCYFEETVVAHLDLDGYNELEAMRGPNYIDGLMARMIGRAKRISAKCGGLAYYAGGDNIICFLPHKRAEDFLNSIKIDGVKIGIGIAPRPRDALMLAANALDDVRLGRSSDKVAVKRQY; encoded by the coding sequence ATGATAAGGATCGGCTATATTCGTCTCAAAGACTACGAGAACTGGATAAAGTCAATAGGTTATGATAGAGAGTGGCTTATTCAAGCTACTCAAGCAGAGACGTATAAGAGCTTAGTAGTTGAAAGTGCTAAAATTGGAGCGTTTAGTTTTCCCCTAACCTACGATGCCTACTTAACAGTGATAAACTCTGTTGAAATTGAAGGTTTTAGAAATGTGGTGCAAAGGCTGTCTCGTAAAGTGCCAACTGAGGTAGTAGCTTACATAGGATTGGGGGAAACCTACACTGAGGCCTTGAGGAGGCTAAGAAGCCTAAAAAAGCGTAACCTTGATTTCAGCTGTAATTGCTATTTCGAGGAAACAGTAGTTGCTCACTTAGACCTTGATGGTTACAACGAACTCGAAGCGATGAGGGGACCTAATTACATTGATGGGCTTATGGCTAGGATGATCGGCAGAGCAAAGAGGATTTCAGCAAAGTGTGGAGGCTTAGCGTACTATGCAGGAGGAGATAACATCATATGCTTCCTGCCGCATAAGCGTGCAGAAGACTTCTTAAACTCCATAAAGATTGATGGCGTTAAAATAGGTATAGGGATAGCTCCAAGACCGAGAGATGCATTGATGCTCGCAGCCAACGCCCTCGATGACGTCAGGCTTGGAAGATCAAGCGACAAGGTGGCAGTAAAGAGGCAATATTGA
- a CDS encoding energy-coupling factor ABC transporter ATP-binding protein codes for MIAVENLTVAYGDVIVLKDVSFTLNSGVHVLLGRNGSGKSTLLKTIAGLVRPSKGNVFALSREVHKLPRREAVKLIGYVWQNPYAGFVEATVKEELELSSKLVGAKLNYEIIDILVSKRLLDRNPLNLSGGEAKRVALAMVLALDQPIWLLDEPFEYLDISGIEAVVKVINYGLSKGKLVLIASAHTSYLHMLKLDQSLILSDGRIVFKGPANIVDEDMLKRFEVPSRAMICGPSN; via the coding sequence TTGATCGCAGTAGAGAATCTTACCGTGGCTTATGGAGACGTCATAGTGCTCAAGGATGTAAGTTTCACACTTAACTCGGGAGTACACGTGCTGTTAGGTAGGAATGGGTCTGGAAAGTCGACCCTATTAAAGACAATCGCAGGACTCGTAAGGCCCTCTAAAGGCAATGTTTTTGCATTAAGTAGAGAGGTACACAAGCTACCTAGACGAGAAGCTGTTAAACTAATCGGCTATGTATGGCAAAACCCCTATGCTGGGTTTGTCGAAGCAACAGTTAAAGAAGAGCTTGAGCTTTCGAGCAAGCTTGTAGGGGCCAAGTTAAACTATGAGATAATCGACATACTGGTGTCGAAGCGACTACTAGACAGGAATCCATTAAATCTTAGTGGTGGAGAAGCAAAGCGTGTAGCATTAGCAATGGTCCTCGCCCTCGATCAGCCCATATGGCTTCTCGATGAGCCTTTCGAATATCTTGACATCAGCGGTATAGAAGCCGTCGTAAAGGTCATCAACTATGGACTTAGTAAAGGCAAGCTAGTGTTAATAGCTTCAGCTCACACATCTTACCTTCACATGTTGAAGTTAGACCAATCACTCATCCTATCTGATGGAAGGATCGTGTTTAAAGGTCCTGCGAACATAGTCGATGAAGACATGCTTAAAAGATTTGAAGTGCCATCACGGGCGATGATCTGTGGCCCAAGTAATTGA
- a CDS encoding QueT transporter family protein translates to MASVKTTVKSAVTAGLYAALVTALSPISFAVFQVRVADALLLLPFLDFFGLPAVIGLTIGCALANLISPFGVYDVVLGSTANLIAGLIAWVLGRRSKSMVALISAAILQSLVIATIIGYVLLHLLYGVELILAFIGVLVGSIISICLLGTALVTFIMRGMKIH, encoded by the coding sequence ATGGCCAGCGTTAAGACCACTGTTAAGTCAGCAGTTACGGCTGGTCTTTATGCTGCCTTAGTGACAGCGCTATCTCCAATAAGCTTTGCTGTGTTTCAAGTTAGGGTAGCAGATGCACTTCTATTACTGCCATTCCTAGACTTCTTCGGTCTTCCAGCAGTTATAGGACTCACAATTGGCTGCGCCCTAGCTAACCTTATATCACCGTTTGGAGTATACGATGTGGTCCTTGGAAGTACTGCAAACCTCATCGCTGGACTCATAGCTTGGGTGCTTGGCAGGAGAAGTAAAAGCATGGTAGCTCTAATTTCAGCTGCAATACTTCAATCACTTGTAATAGCCACAATCATAGGCTACGTGCTACTTCACCTGCTTTACGGGGTTGAGTTGATACTTGCCTTTATTGGGGTACTAGTGGGTAGCATCATAAGCATCTGCCTACTCGGAACAGCACTCGTAACTTTCATCATGAGGGGGATGAAAATACATTGA
- a CDS encoding radical SAM protein, translated as MFEVGPIRPPSEGGARSLLLRFTRSCPWAKCSFCYGLPYSRQPFQIRFLNEIMADVDAVELALMELRSISREVGHKGEVNERFISHLFNLDPSLALNPWLIQIISWALSGCKTVFIQDADSLIMRTDQFVEGLKYLKSKFPTIERVTSYARSKTLYRKTMEELKEIRRAGLVRLHVGLESGDDEVLSSVNKGVTSQEHIEAGLKAKDAGFEVSEYVMPGLGGADRWREHAINTAKVLNEINPHYIRVRSLVPRVGTPLYDDYVEGKFKLLSPHGYLKEIKLFVENLNVDSKLCFDHFCNPSYRTERGIVHVFSLSHEGYKMPDEKEEVLRLVDEALKIDESKFIRPEDLTEVTL; from the coding sequence ATGTTTGAGGTAGGTCCAATTAGACCTCCAAGCGAGGGAGGAGCTCGCTCACTACTACTTCGCTTTACCAGAAGCTGTCCCTGGGCTAAATGCTCTTTCTGCTATGGCTTACCTTATAGTCGTCAACCCTTTCAAATTAGGTTTCTAAATGAGATTATGGCTGACGTGGACGCAGTAGAACTTGCACTAATGGAGTTGCGCTCTATTTCGCGTGAGGTTGGCCATAAAGGTGAGGTTAATGAGAGGTTCATCTCACATCTTTTCAATTTAGATCCATCGTTAGCATTGAATCCATGGCTCATTCAGATAATAAGTTGGGCTCTAAGTGGTTGTAAGACGGTCTTCATTCAAGATGCTGATAGCCTTATAATGAGGACCGATCAGTTTGTCGAGGGCCTCAAATACCTCAAGTCTAAGTTCCCCACAATAGAGAGGGTAACATCCTATGCCAGGTCAAAGACGCTTTATCGTAAAACTATGGAGGAGCTTAAGGAAATACGTAGAGCGGGGTTAGTAAGGCTTCATGTAGGCTTAGAAAGCGGAGATGATGAGGTGCTTAGTAGTGTGAATAAAGGTGTTACCTCTCAAGAGCACATAGAAGCTGGTCTCAAGGCTAAAGATGCTGGTTTCGAAGTCTCTGAATATGTCATGCCTGGACTTGGTGGAGCTGATAGGTGGAGAGAGCATGCAATAAATACAGCCAAAGTATTAAATGAGATAAATCCACACTACATCAGAGTTAGAAGCTTAGTTCCACGTGTAGGTACTCCGCTCTATGACGATTATGTGGAAGGTAAATTCAAGCTTCTTAGCCCTCATGGTTACTTAAAGGAGATAAAGCTATTTGTTGAGAACTTAAATGTTGATAGCAAGTTATGCTTTGACCATTTCTGTAACCCTTCTTATAGGACTGAGAGGGGGATCGTCCATGTTTTTAGCTTAAGCCATGAAGGCTACAAAATGCCTGACGAAAAGGAGGAAGTGTTGAGATTGGTAGATGAGGCGTTAAAGATTGATGAGTCTAAATTCATTAGACCTGAGGACTTAACTGAAGTGACCTTATAG
- a CDS encoding N-acyl homoserine lactonase family protein, with translation MYNIRPLKQAEIDAPIGVAIMMGDMRTLVTGTIYIWVIEGEGERIVVDAGVEEPRGGFVHGFPVRGGGEKRLREALEGASIRPEDVDKLILTHLHYDHVAYATLFHNARIYVQKREWQSALNPPPHYRQIYDEKLILPLEDMDLCLLDHDEEIADGIRVVLLPGHTKGLQGVLVKTRKGNYLIAGDHFYSYINISPPKEPIELIDATGNKIKIPAINLPFAPPGLHIDLTEWYESCFKALNLTRRQNIIPSHDPLIEGRVFP, from the coding sequence GTGTACAACATAAGACCTTTAAAGCAAGCTGAGATTGATGCCCCAATTGGAGTAGCTATAATGATGGGGGATATGCGAACGCTAGTCACGGGGACAATATACATATGGGTCATAGAGGGGGAGGGGGAGAGGATAGTGGTTGATGCTGGTGTTGAGGAGCCTCGAGGTGGGTTTGTTCACGGCTTCCCTGTAAGAGGAGGCGGAGAGAAGAGGTTAAGAGAAGCCTTGGAAGGTGCAAGCATTAGGCCTGAAGACGTTGATAAGCTTATCTTGACCCACTTGCACTACGATCATGTAGCATACGCTACCTTATTTCACAATGCAAGAATTTATGTACAAAAGAGGGAATGGCAGTCAGCTCTAAATCCTCCACCTCACTATCGGCAAATTTACGATGAAAAGCTGATACTCCCACTCGAGGACATGGATCTCTGTCTTTTGGACCATGATGAAGAGATAGCAGACGGCATAAGGGTTGTACTCCTACCAGGTCATACTAAGGGTTTACAAGGTGTGCTAGTTAAAACGAGGAAAGGTAATTACCTAATCGCTGGAGACCACTTTTACAGTTACATCAACATCTCACCACCAAAAGAGCCTATTGAGCTTATTGATGCTACGGGAAATAAAATCAAGATACCAGCAATAAACTTACCATTTGCACCACCTGGACTTCACATCGACTTAACTGAGTGGTATGAGAGCTGCTTTAAAGCTCTAAATTTAACGAGGAGACAGAACATAATACCGAGTCACGATCCGCTTATTGAAGGTAGAGTCTTCCCATGA
- a CDS encoding 3,4-dihydroxy-2-butanone-4-phosphate synthase yields MERVEEAIKDLKAGRCVLIYDSPYRESEVDMVFYAGFVDHHRIYELRTEAGGLICFGTSEGIAKALDLPLIANLLSQTAQLKILNKRPSYGDPSPFALWVNSIDVRTGISDVDRAKTISELHRVISLVDEGRIEEGRRTFYERFYAPGHVPILIARNPKSRKGHTELAVLLAELAELKPSVVFAEMLSYGPSMSLDEAKRYAEKRGLTLLSGQEILSAAGVC; encoded by the coding sequence GTGGAGAGAGTGGAGGAAGCCATCAAGGACCTCAAAGCTGGAAGATGTGTCTTGATTTACGACTCTCCCTACAGGGAAAGCGAGGTTGACATGGTATTTTATGCTGGTTTCGTAGATCATCATAGAATCTACGAGCTTAGAACTGAAGCTGGAGGACTTATTTGCTTTGGAACTAGCGAAGGTATAGCGAAGGCTCTAGACCTTCCTTTAATAGCTAACCTATTAAGTCAAACGGCACAGTTAAAAATTCTGAATAAAAGACCGAGCTATGGTGATCCATCACCATTCGCTCTCTGGGTCAATAGTATAGATGTTCGTACTGGGATATCAGACGTAGATAGAGCTAAAACCATCTCGGAGCTACATAGAGTGATCTCCCTCGTAGATGAGGGGAGGATTGAAGAGGGTAGACGAACCTTCTACGAGAGGTTCTACGCACCGGGGCATGTACCAATTCTAATCGCTAGAAACCCTAAGAGCAGAAAAGGGCACACTGAGCTTGCGGTCTTACTAGCAGAGCTTGCGGAGCTTAAACCAAGCGTTGTATTTGCGGAGATGTTAAGCTACGGTCCCTCAATGAGTCTCGATGAAGCAAAGAGGTATGCTGAGAAAAGAGGTCTAACTTTGCTTTCAGGACAAGAAATATTAAGTGCAGCAGGGGTTTGCTAA
- the ribH gene encoding 6,7-dimethyl-8-ribityllumazine synthase yields the protein MVEKIRLAIVVSEFNFDVTYLMLQKALDHAKVVNADVKVVVRVPGTFELPIAVAALISRDDVDAVVTLGAVIKGETEHDEVVAHQTARKLLDLSLQYEKPVSLGIIGPGATRAQAQARIEEYARRAVEAAVKTVLALREVKGSMREGVNKA from the coding sequence ATCGTGGAGAAGATAAGGCTCGCCATAGTTGTCTCCGAGTTTAACTTTGACGTAACTTATCTAATGCTTCAAAAGGCACTTGACCATGCAAAAGTAGTGAACGCTGACGTGAAGGTCGTGGTGAGGGTTCCAGGGACATTTGAACTCCCAATTGCCGTAGCCGCACTAATAAGCAGAGACGATGTCGATGCGGTGGTAACACTAGGAGCTGTAATTAAAGGGGAGACGGAGCATGATGAGGTCGTAGCCCATCAAACTGCCCGTAAGCTTCTAGATCTAAGTCTACAATATGAGAAGCCAGTCTCGCTAGGCATTATAGGTCCTGGTGCAACTAGGGCTCAAGCCCAAGCAAGAATAGAGGAGTACGCTAGGAGAGCTGTTGAAGCTGCAGTCAAGACAGTCCTTGCACTAAGGGAAGTAAAAGGAAGTATGCGAGAAGGGGTTAATAAGGCATGA
- a CDS encoding FumA C-terminus/TtdB family hydratase beta subunit, giving the protein MPVYYLKTPISEEEVRKLKVNDTIYLTGDIVTARDQAHVRMLKYFKEGKALPISLEGLAIYHCGPVIKKEGDKWIVVAAGPTTSTRMEQFEDEVIKNFKVRIVIGKGGMGKKTTEAMAKYGAVYAAFTGGAAVLAARAIKNVKAVEWLDLGVPEALWVLEVENFGPLTIAIDSHGNNLYMDTSKVVEDNKRKIFEELGIPT; this is encoded by the coding sequence TTGCCCGTTTATTACCTTAAGACCCCAATATCAGAAGAAGAAGTTCGAAAGCTAAAAGTTAATGATACAATATACCTAACTGGAGACATAGTAACAGCAAGAGATCAAGCTCACGTAAGAATGTTGAAGTATTTCAAGGAAGGTAAAGCCTTACCGATAAGCTTAGAGGGGTTAGCTATCTACCATTGTGGTCCTGTTATCAAGAAAGAAGGGGATAAGTGGATAGTTGTGGCTGCAGGTCCAACAACTAGTACACGCATGGAACAATTCGAGGATGAAGTTATAAAGAACTTCAAGGTAAGGATCGTCATAGGGAAAGGCGGCATGGGCAAGAAGACTACAGAGGCTATGGCTAAGTATGGCGCTGTCTACGCTGCCTTCACTGGAGGGGCTGCAGTGCTGGCTGCGAGAGCGATAAAGAACGTTAAAGCTGTTGAGTGGCTTGACTTGGGGGTGCCTGAGGCACTATGGGTCCTTGAAGTAGAGAACTTCGGTCCATTAACAATAGCAATAGACTCGCACGGCAACAACCTCTACATGGATACCTCTAAAGTTGTTGAAGATAATAAGAGGAAGATCTTCGAGGAACTTGGTATACCTACGTAG
- a CDS encoding 4-hydroxyphenylacetate 3-hydroxylase family protein: MRTSEEYKQDLFKMRANVYVAGKKVKRDDQMLSGGINIISKTFDLIDHPEFKDLLVTTSHLTGKRINRFTHINQSADDLLAKQLLTRRLCRITGGCIQRCMGCDAINALSVVTYAIDAEHGTDYHKRFIEYLKEFQDRDLVAACAQTDVKGDRSKRPHEQPDPDMYVRVVERRSDGVIVRGAKNCITMASIADEIIVVPTRAMTEKDVDYSIAFAIPADTEGVKIIARTSRLRSPKGLDMPFGEVGDDENMIIFDDVFVPWDRVFVCGENKYATLAAYLFALFHRHSYTGCKPAFTDIVMGFGALIAEYNNVYDRPNIRERLVELACVAELVFAAGIASAIHGMKTPAGTYIPNEVYANIGRRHAGINYYHEMHILAELAGGLAACLPFDEDYMNPELRPLIDKYIKRRSDVPPENVYRCLYGISNILCSSLGGVMAVAGVHGGGSPVMEEITIWRTYDFEEKKRVAKYLVGIKD; encoded by the coding sequence ATGAGAACTTCAGAAGAGTACAAGCAGGATCTTTTTAAGATGAGGGCGAATGTCTATGTCGCTGGCAAGAAGGTCAAGAGAGATGACCAAATGCTAAGTGGTGGAATAAATATTATCTCAAAAACTTTTGACTTAATCGACCATCCAGAGTTTAAGGACCTGCTTGTGACAACTTCACACTTAACTGGTAAGAGAATAAATCGCTTCACTCATATTAACCAGTCAGCTGATGACCTCTTAGCTAAGCAACTATTGACTAGGAGGCTTTGTAGAATTACTGGAGGTTGTATTCAACGCTGTATGGGTTGCGATGCCATTAATGCTCTCTCAGTCGTGACTTACGCTATTGATGCTGAGCATGGAACAGACTATCACAAGAGGTTCATCGAGTACCTTAAAGAGTTTCAAGATCGTGATCTTGTTGCTGCATGCGCACAGACCGATGTTAAGGGTGATCGAAGCAAGAGACCTCATGAGCAGCCCGATCCAGACATGTACGTCCGGGTGGTAGAGAGGAGGAGTGATGGAGTTATCGTTCGTGGAGCTAAGAACTGTATAACCATGGCAAGCATTGCTGATGAAATCATAGTTGTACCGACGAGAGCCATGACAGAAAAGGACGTGGATTACAGTATTGCCTTCGCAATACCAGCTGATACGGAGGGTGTGAAGATAATAGCTAGAACTAGCCGCTTGAGATCTCCAAAGGGTTTAGATATGCCTTTTGGCGAAGTGGGCGACGACGAGAACATGATAATATTTGATGATGTCTTCGTTCCATGGGACCGTGTCTTCGTGTGTGGAGAGAACAAGTATGCAACTCTTGCAGCATACCTTTTTGCTCTATTCCATAGGCATAGCTATACTGGCTGCAAGCCAGCATTTACAGATATAGTCATGGGTTTCGGTGCACTTATTGCTGAGTATAACAACGTTTATGATAGGCCCAATATAAGAGAAAGGCTGGTGGAGCTGGCGTGTGTAGCAGAGCTAGTTTTTGCAGCTGGTATAGCTTCAGCTATTCATGGAATGAAAACACCTGCGGGGACTTATATTCCAAATGAGGTTTATGCAAACATTGGGAGGAGGCATGCCGGAATAAATTACTATCATGAAATGCATATTCTTGCAGAATTAGCTGGTGGCTTGGCAGCGTGCCTACCATTCGATGAAGACTACATGAATCCTGAATTAAGACCCTTAATAGACAAGTACATTAAGAGGAGAAGTGACGTACCACCGGAGAATGTCTATCGTTGCCTTTACGGTATATCGAACATCCTCTGTAGCTCGCTTGGTGGGGTCATGGCTGTTGCAGGGGTACATGGTGGTGGTTCTCCGGTGATGGAAGAAATCACGATATGGCGGACTTATGATTTTGAAGAGAAAAAGAGGGTCGCAAAGTACCTTGTTGGCATAAAAGATTAA
- a CDS encoding fumarate hydratase, whose translation MENAAFNLIKQAVIYLPDDIKASLRKAYEEETSEAARTQLKAILDNIELAEKYQAPVCQDTGTIIFYVTAGAEVEGLDKIEPALVSATRRATKEIPLRPNAVDPLTQKNSGDNTGRYIPHINWEIVSGNTLEMTVMPKGGGSENMCIAKAIPPGDGINGIKKFVIDAIVEAGAQPCPPTVVGVGIGGGVDIAMKLAKKALLRPLSVSNPDPILAKLEKELYEAANRLGIGPMGLGGKTTVLGVNVDYAFRHPGSLPVAVAFNCWAARRASAKIYADGRIEYLTHREVV comes from the coding sequence ATCGAGAATGCTGCCTTTAACTTGATAAAACAGGCCGTAATATACCTCCCCGACGACATTAAAGCCTCCCTAAGGAAAGCCTATGAAGAGGAGACAAGTGAGGCTGCAAGAACTCAGCTAAAGGCTATACTCGACAACATAGAGTTAGCAGAGAAGTACCAAGCCCCAGTATGCCAAGATACCGGTACAATCATCTTCTACGTCACTGCTGGCGCTGAGGTGGAAGGTCTAGACAAAATTGAGCCAGCACTAGTAAGTGCCACTCGAAGAGCTACGAAAGAAATCCCCCTAAGGCCAAATGCAGTAGACCCCTTAACTCAGAAGAATAGCGGTGACAACACCGGTAGATACATCCCACACATAAATTGGGAGATAGTCTCAGGGAACACGCTAGAGATGACCGTTATGCCGAAGGGGGGTGGTTCTGAGAACATGTGTATCGCTAAGGCAATCCCCCCTGGAGATGGAATCAATGGCATAAAGAAGTTTGTCATTGATGCCATAGTGGAAGCTGGTGCTCAACCTTGCCCCCCAACCGTGGTGGGTGTGGGTATAGGTGGCGGTGTCGACATAGCCATGAAGCTCGCTAAAAAAGCTCTTCTCAGACCACTCAGCGTCTCAAATCCTGATCCAATTCTAGCTAAGCTCGAAAAGGAGCTCTACGAGGCTGCGAATAGATTAGGTATAGGACCTATGGGCCTTGGTGGAAAAACCACAGTCTTGGGGGTCAATGTTGACTACGCCTTTAGACATCCAGGCTCATTACCAGTGGCAGTTGCTTTTAACTGCTGGGCTGCTAGAAGAGCTTCAGCCAAGATTTATGCCGACGGGAGGATTGAATATTTAACGCATAGAGAGGTGGTGTGA
- a CDS encoding flavin reductase family protein, with protein sequence MSQLRISEELYPRLTVLITTCSSDGRFNVATFSFIMPVSFEPKYLAFSVSPHRQTFKNLNEIKEFVVNIPTEDMLDKVWICGTKSGRDVNKFELAKLEIIDSRKVKPPRIKNCPIQLECKVEFMKEFGDHYIVVGRVVEEHIDRMDFKPLLHHSGRQFYRLGEKVVK encoded by the coding sequence ATGTCGCAACTAAGGATAAGTGAGGAGCTTTATCCACGCTTGACGGTATTAATAACAACATGTAGCAGTGATGGAAGGTTTAACGTGGCTACCTTCTCGTTCATCATGCCAGTCTCCTTTGAACCCAAGTATCTGGCCTTCTCGGTATCGCCTCATAGACAAACATTCAAGAACTTAAATGAAATTAAGGAGTTTGTTGTCAACATTCCAACTGAAGATATGCTTGACAAGGTTTGGATATGTGGGACAAAGTCGGGGCGTGATGTTAATAAGTTTGAGCTAGCTAAGCTGGAGATCATTGATAGTAGAAAGGTTAAACCACCAAGAATAAAGAACTGTCCAATACAATTGGAGTGCAAGGTAGAGTTCATGAAGGAGTTCGGAGATCACTACATCGTAGTTGGAAGGGTCGTTGAAGAACACATCGATAGGATGGACTTCAAACCATTACTTCATCACTCTGGGAGACAGTTTTACAGGTTGGGCGAGAAAGTAGTAAAGTAG
- the ribC gene encoding riboflavin synthase, translated as MPHVIGVVDTTFARVDMAKQAIDVILSNIPSAEIVRYTVPGIKDIPVAVKKVLEKAEIAITFGWVGPKPVDKYSYLAASIGLILTQLMTGKHVIDVTVHEDEAESEEELYRIAVDRARKHALNLVTLLIKGGEGLTRHAGQGLRQGMPDVGPIIEG; from the coding sequence ATGCCTCACGTTATAGGAGTTGTTGATACGACTTTTGCTAGGGTAGATATGGCTAAGCAAGCGATAGACGTTATACTAAGCAACATCCCGAGCGCCGAGATAGTAAGGTACACGGTTCCTGGCATTAAGGATATACCAGTAGCAGTTAAGAAAGTCCTTGAGAAAGCTGAAATAGCCATAACGTTTGGATGGGTGGGTCCAAAGCCTGTTGACAAGTACAGTTACTTAGCAGCATCTATAGGTCTAATACTCACTCAATTAATGACAGGGAAGCACGTAATTGACGTCACAGTGCACGAGGATGAAGCTGAGAGTGAAGAGGAGCTTTATAGGATAGCTGTCGATAGAGCAAGAAAGCATGCACTCAATCTCGTAACCTTACTCATAAAGGGAGGAGAAGGATTGACACGCCATGCTGGGCAAGGATTGAGACAAGGAATGCCCGATGTTGGACCAATAATTGAGGGGTGA